One window of Sinorhizobium fredii NGR234 genomic DNA carries:
- the glgC gene encoding glucose-1-phosphate adenylyltransferase → MVEKRTQPLARDAMAYVLAGGRGSRLKELTDRRAKPAVYFGGKARIIDFALSNALNSGIRRIGVATQYKAHSLIRHLQRGWNFFRPERNESFDILPASQRVSETQWYEGTADAVFQNIDIIEDHGVEYMVILAGDHIYKMDYELMLQQHVDSGADVTIGCLEVPRMEATGFGVMHVDNEDRIIAFVEKPADPPGIPGNPEMALASMGIYVFHTKFLMDMLRRDAADPKSSRDFGKDIIPYIVEHGKAVAHRFTHSCVRSDFEREAYWRDVGTIDAYWQANIDLTHITPELDIYDSTWPIWTFSEIKPPAKFVHDDEDRRGSATSSLVSGDCIISGAALNKSLLFTGVRVNSYSRLENAVVLPDVTIGRHSILRNVVIDSRVVIPEGLVVGDDPELDAKRFRRSENGVCLITQTMIDKLGM, encoded by the coding sequence ATGGTGGAAAAACGTACGCAACCTCTGGCCCGTGATGCCATGGCCTATGTTCTCGCCGGCGGCCGCGGCAGCCGACTGAAGGAACTGACCGACCGGCGCGCCAAGCCGGCCGTCTATTTCGGCGGCAAGGCGCGCATCATCGACTTCGCGCTTTCCAATGCGCTCAATTCCGGTATCCGCCGCATCGGCGTTGCGACCCAGTACAAGGCCCATTCGCTGATCCGGCACCTGCAGCGCGGCTGGAACTTCTTCCGCCCCGAACGCAACGAGAGCTTCGACATCCTGCCGGCCAGCCAGCGCGTCTCGGAGACGCAATGGTATGAAGGCACCGCCGATGCGGTTTTCCAGAACATCGACATCATCGAGGATCACGGCGTCGAGTACATGGTGATCCTCGCCGGCGACCACATCTACAAGATGGACTACGAGCTGATGCTGCAGCAGCACGTCGATTCCGGAGCCGACGTGACGATCGGCTGCCTGGAAGTGCCGCGCATGGAGGCAACGGGCTTCGGCGTCATGCATGTCGACAACGAGGACCGCATCATCGCCTTCGTCGAGAAGCCCGCCGATCCGCCCGGCATCCCCGGCAACCCGGAGATGGCGCTGGCCTCGATGGGCATCTACGTCTTCCACACCAAGTTCCTGATGGACATGCTGCGCCGCGATGCCGCCGATCCGAAGTCCAGCCGCGACTTCGGCAAGGACATCATCCCCTATATCGTCGAGCACGGTAAGGCGGTCGCCCACCGCTTCACCCACTCCTGCGTCCGCTCGGATTTCGAACGCGAGGCCTATTGGCGCGACGTCGGCACGATCGACGCTTACTGGCAGGCCAATATCGACCTCACCCATATCACGCCGGAGCTTGACATCTATGACAGCACCTGGCCGATCTGGACCTTCTCCGAAATCAAGCCGCCGGCAAAATTCGTCCACGACGACGAGGACCGCCGCGGCTCGGCGACCTCCTCACTCGTCTCGGGCGATTGCATCATCTCCGGCGCGGCGCTGAACAAGAGTCTCCTGTTCACCGGCGTCCGGGTCAATTCATACTCCCGACTCGAAAATGCCGTAGTTCTCCCCGACGTGACGATCGGGCGGCACTCGATTCTGCGCAATGTCGTCATCGATAGCCGGGTCGTGATCCCGGAGGGGCTGGTGGTCGGCGACGATCCGGAGCTCGACGCCAAGCGCTTCCGCCGCTCCGAGAACGGCGTCTGCCTGATTACGCAAACGATGATCGACAAGTTGGGAATGTAG
- the glgB gene encoding 1,4-alpha-glucan branching protein GlgB: MTSPPGKDETPAASGFLPAQEIEAILSGTHSDPFAVLGVHACGKSYVARCFIPGAATVVAETLSGDEVGALERRHDAGFFEGPVSLRKTQPVRYRARNAGGEWIVVDPYSFGPVLGPMDDYYIREGSHLRLFDKLGAHPIAHDGAEGFHFAVWAPNARRVSVVGGFNDWDGRRHVMRRRADTGIWEIFVPGVPIGSPYKYEILGKDGTLLPLKADPFARRSELRPDTASVTTGEIVQVWEDEAHRRHWDEVDPRRQPISIYEVHASSWQRRDNGDMLSWDELAERLIPYCVDMGFTHIEFLPISEFPYDPSWGYQTTGLYAPTARFGEPEGFARFVNGCHKAGIGVILDWVPAHFPTDEHGLRWFDGTALYEHEDPRQGFHPDWNTAIYNFGREEVAAYLVNNALYWAEKFHVDGLRVDAVASMLYLDYSRQHGEWVPNEYGGNENLEAVRFLQTMNSRLYGIHQGVLTIAEESTSWPKVSHPVHTGGLGFGFKWNMGFMHDTLQYLSREPVHRKFHHNDMTFGLLYAFSENFVLPLSHDEVVHGKGSLIAKMAGDDWQKFANLRAYYAFMWGYPGKKLLFMGQEFAQWREWSEERQLDWNLLEYNLHEGMRRLVRDLNGTYRSKPALHARDCEGEGFEWLIADDRDNSVFAWLRKAPGEKLVAVVTNYTPVYREGYDVPLPVAGRWKEILNTDAEIYGGSGKGNGGAVQAEKKSNGRTMATVTLPPLATLMLEQD; the protein is encoded by the coding sequence ATGACATCACCGCCCGGCAAGGACGAAACGCCCGCTGCATCAGGCTTTCTGCCGGCGCAGGAAATCGAGGCAATACTTTCCGGCACCCATAGCGATCCGTTTGCCGTTCTCGGTGTGCATGCATGCGGCAAGAGCTATGTCGCGCGCTGCTTCATCCCCGGCGCTGCAACGGTGGTCGCGGAGACCCTGTCCGGCGACGAGGTCGGAGCCCTGGAGCGGCGCCACGACGCGGGGTTTTTCGAAGGCCCCGTCTCGCTTCGCAAGACGCAGCCGGTCCGCTACCGGGCCCGCAACGCGGGCGGCGAATGGATCGTGGTCGATCCCTACAGTTTCGGTCCCGTCCTTGGGCCGATGGACGACTACTACATCCGCGAAGGCTCACATCTCCGGCTCTTCGACAAGCTAGGGGCCCACCCGATCGCCCATGACGGTGCCGAAGGCTTTCATTTCGCCGTCTGGGCGCCGAACGCGCGGCGCGTCTCCGTCGTCGGCGGCTTCAACGACTGGGACGGGCGCCGCCATGTCATGCGGCGACGCGCCGACACCGGCATCTGGGAGATCTTCGTTCCCGGCGTGCCGATCGGCTCCCCCTATAAATACGAGATCCTCGGCAAGGACGGCACCCTGCTGCCGCTGAAGGCCGATCCCTTCGCCCGTCGCTCGGAATTGCGCCCCGACACCGCATCGGTAACGACGGGAGAAATCGTCCAGGTGTGGGAGGACGAGGCACACCGGCGGCACTGGGATGAGGTCGATCCGCGCCGCCAGCCGATTTCCATCTACGAGGTCCATGCCAGCTCGTGGCAGCGCCGCGACAACGGCGACATGCTCTCCTGGGACGAACTGGCGGAACGGCTGATCCCCTATTGCGTCGACATGGGCTTCACCCATATCGAATTCCTGCCGATCTCCGAATTTCCCTACGACCCGTCCTGGGGTTACCAGACCACCGGTCTTTATGCGCCGACGGCGCGCTTCGGCGAACCGGAGGGCTTTGCCCGCTTCGTCAACGGCTGCCACAAGGCCGGCATCGGCGTCATTCTCGACTGGGTACCGGCGCATTTTCCGACCGACGAGCATGGGCTTCGCTGGTTCGACGGCACGGCGCTCTACGAGCATGAGGATCCGCGCCAGGGCTTCCATCCCGATTGGAACACGGCGATCTACAATTTCGGCCGTGAGGAGGTCGCCGCCTATCTCGTCAACAACGCCCTCTATTGGGCCGAGAAGTTCCATGTCGACGGCCTGCGCGTCGATGCGGTCGCGTCGATGCTCTATCTCGACTATTCGCGCCAGCACGGCGAATGGGTGCCGAACGAATATGGCGGCAATGAAAATCTCGAGGCGGTCCGCTTCCTGCAGACGATGAACAGCCGCCTCTACGGCATCCATCAGGGCGTCCTGACGATCGCCGAGGAGTCGACCTCCTGGCCGAAGGTCTCGCATCCGGTTCATACCGGCGGGCTCGGCTTCGGCTTCAAATGGAACATGGGCTTCATGCACGACACGCTGCAATATCTGTCGCGCGAGCCGGTGCACCGCAAGTTCCACCACAACGACATGACCTTCGGGCTGCTCTACGCCTTCAGCGAGAATTTCGTCCTGCCGCTGTCGCATGACGAGGTCGTGCACGGCAAGGGATCGCTGATCGCCAAGATGGCCGGCGACGATTGGCAGAAGTTCGCCAACCTCAGGGCCTACTACGCCTTCATGTGGGGCTATCCGGGCAAGAAGCTGCTGTTCATGGGGCAGGAGTTCGCCCAGTGGCGCGAATGGTCGGAAGAGCGCCAGCTCGACTGGAACCTGCTTGAGTACAACCTTCACGAAGGCATGCGGCGGCTGGTCCGCGACTTGAACGGCACCTACCGCTCGAAGCCGGCGCTGCACGCGCGCGACTGCGAGGGCGAGGGCTTCGAGTGGCTGATTGCCGACGACCGGGACAATTCGGTCTTCGCATGGCTGAGAAAGGCGCCGGGCGAGAAGCTGGTCGCGGTCGTCACCAACTACACGCCCGTCTACCGGGAGGGCTACGACGTGCCGCTGCCGGTGGCGGGACGCTGGAAGGAAATCCTCAACACCGATGCGGAGATCTACGGAGGAAGCGGCAAGGGCAACGGCGGCGCCGTGCAAGCGGAAAAGAAATCGAACGGAAGGACGATGGCCACCGTCACGCTGCCGCCGCTGGCGACGCTGATGCTGGAGCAGGATTGA
- a CDS encoding glycogen/starch/alpha-glucan phosphorylase: MMNRLSTNELPQPALRSSEPGQLAVEILERLKYRIGKDPKVAKPHDWLTAAILVARDRITDKWMDSTRKTYATGAKRVYYLSLEFLIGRLMRDAMTNIGLMDEMRDALASLGVDIDVVAQLEPDAALGNGGLGRLAACFMESMATVDVPAYGYGIRYMHGLFRQQMADGWQVELPETWLAHGNPWEFERRESSYEIGFGGSVETVNIDEEVQRYVWKPAERVIATAFDTPAVGWRAKRVNTLRLWAAQPIDPILLDAFNAGDHIGALRESNKAESLTRVLYPADATPAGQELRLRQEYFFSSASLQDILRRHLQQYPDFTSLPDAVAIQLNDTHPAVSVAELVRLLTDIHGLGFEEAWDITRRTFAYTNHTLLPEALESWPVPLFERLLPRHMQIVYAINAKVLIEARRQKHAVDEEIRSISLIDETGERRVRMGNLAFVGSHSINGVSTLHTDLMKETVFANLHKLYPDRINNKTNGITPRRWLMQCNPGLFGLIRDAIGDEFMDNTEALQALDAFADKADFQEQFAAVKRANKVKLAKLVQASLGIRLDPSAMFDIQIKRIHEYKRQLLNIIEAVALYDQIRSHPELDWVPRVKLFAGKAAPSYHHAKLIIKLANDVAKVINNDPAVRGLLKIVFVPNYNVSLAEVMVPAADLSEQISTAGMEASGTGNMKFGLNGALTIGTLDGANVEMRDWVGEENIKIFGMTAEEVAKARAEGHNPRAVIEGSRELSQALQAIASGVFSPDDRNRFAGLVDGLYNHDWFMVAADFEAYAKAQREVDKLWTTPSDWYSKTIRNTARMGWFSSDRTIRQYAGEIWRAG, from the coding sequence ATGATGAATCGGCTCTCCACCAACGAACTGCCGCAGCCGGCACTGAGATCCTCCGAACCGGGCCAGCTTGCCGTCGAGATTCTCGAGCGCCTCAAGTACCGCATCGGCAAGGATCCGAAGGTCGCAAAGCCGCACGACTGGCTGACCGCCGCCATTCTTGTCGCTCGCGACCGGATCACCGACAAGTGGATGGACTCGACGCGCAAGACCTATGCGACCGGGGCGAAGCGGGTCTACTACCTTTCGCTCGAATTCCTCATCGGCCGGCTGATGCGCGACGCCATGACGAATATCGGCCTGATGGACGAGATGCGTGATGCACTTGCCTCGCTGGGCGTCGATATCGACGTGGTCGCGCAGCTCGAGCCGGACGCCGCCCTCGGCAATGGCGGCCTTGGGCGCCTTGCCGCCTGTTTCATGGAGTCGATGGCGACCGTCGACGTTCCCGCCTATGGCTACGGCATCCGTTACATGCACGGCCTGTTCCGCCAGCAGATGGCCGACGGCTGGCAGGTCGAACTGCCCGAGACCTGGCTGGCCCACGGCAATCCGTGGGAATTCGAGCGGCGGGAGAGCTCCTACGAGATCGGCTTCGGCGGCAGCGTCGAGACGGTCAATATCGACGAGGAAGTCCAGCGCTACGTCTGGAAGCCGGCGGAGCGGGTGATCGCCACCGCCTTCGACACGCCGGCGGTCGGCTGGCGGGCAAAGCGCGTCAACACGCTGCGGCTGTGGGCTGCGCAGCCGATCGATCCGATCCTGCTCGACGCCTTCAACGCCGGCGACCACATCGGTGCGCTGCGCGAGAGCAACAAGGCGGAGTCGCTGACGCGCGTGCTTTATCCGGCCGACGCCACGCCGGCCGGCCAGGAACTGCGCCTCCGACAGGAATACTTCTTCTCGTCCGCCTCGCTGCAGGACATCCTGCGCCGGCACCTGCAGCAATATCCGGACTTCACGTCGCTGCCGGATGCGGTCGCCATCCAGCTCAACGATACGCACCCGGCGGTGTCCGTCGCTGAACTGGTGCGCCTGCTCACCGACATCCATGGCCTTGGTTTCGAAGAGGCCTGGGACATCACCCGGCGGACCTTCGCCTATACCAACCACACGCTGCTGCCGGAAGCGCTCGAAAGCTGGCCGGTGCCGCTGTTCGAGCGGCTGTTGCCCCGCCACATGCAGATCGTCTATGCGATCAATGCGAAGGTCCTCATCGAGGCGCGCCGGCAGAAGCATGCGGTCGACGAGGAGATCCGCTCCATCTCGCTGATCGACGAAACGGGCGAACGGCGGGTGCGCATGGGCAATCTCGCCTTTGTCGGCTCCCATTCGATCAACGGCGTTTCGACGCTGCACACCGACCTGATGAAGGAAACGGTGTTTGCCAATCTGCACAAGCTCTATCCGGACCGCATCAACAACAAGACCAACGGCATCACGCCGCGCCGCTGGCTGATGCAGTGCAATCCCGGCCTGTTCGGCCTCATCCGGGACGCGATCGGCGACGAGTTCATGGACAATACCGAGGCGCTGCAGGCGCTCGACGCCTTTGCCGACAAGGCGGACTTCCAGGAACAGTTCGCTGCCGTCAAGCGCGCCAACAAGGTGAAGCTGGCAAAGCTTGTCCAGGCGAGCCTCGGCATCAGGCTCGATCCGTCGGCGATGTTCGACATCCAGATCAAGCGTATCCACGAATACAAGCGTCAATTGCTGAACATCATCGAGGCGGTGGCGCTCTACGACCAGATCCGCTCGCATCCGGAACTCGACTGGGTGCCGCGCGTCAAGCTCTTCGCCGGCAAGGCGGCGCCGAGCTACCACCACGCCAAGCTGATCATCAAGCTCGCCAATGACGTCGCGAAGGTGATCAACAACGACCCGGCGGTGCGCGGTCTCCTGAAGATCGTCTTCGTTCCCAACTACAACGTCTCGCTGGCCGAGGTAATGGTTCCAGCCGCCGACCTCTCCGAGCAGATCTCGACGGCCGGCATGGAGGCGTCCGGCACCGGCAATATGAAGTTCGGCCTCAACGGCGCGCTGACCATCGGCACGCTCGACGGCGCCAATGTCGAGATGCGCGACTGGGTCGGCGAGGAAAACATCAAGATCTTCGGCATGACCGCCGAGGAGGTGGCCAAGGCACGGGCCGAGGGGCACAATCCGCGGGCCGTCATCGAGGGCTCGCGCGAGCTGTCGCAGGCGCTTCAGGCGATCGCCTCCGGCGTCTTCTCGCCGGATGATCGCAACCGCTTCGCGGGCCTAGTCGACGGCCTCTACAACCATGACTGGTTCATGGTCGCCGCCGATTTCGAAGCCTACGCCAAGGCGCAGCGCGAGGTTGACAAACTCTGGACCACCCCGTCCGACTGGTATTCGAAGACGATCCGCAACACGGCGCGGATGGGCTGGTTTTCATCCGACCGCACGATCCGTCAGTATGCCGGTGAAATCTGGAGAGCCGGATGA
- the glgA gene encoding glycogen synthase GlgA: MNILSVASEVYPLVKTGGLADVAGALPAALLPHGIRTRTLLPGYPAVLHKLKKPKAAGRIANLFGHPATVLAAEFDGLDLLVLDQPALYDRDGGPYLDPTGRDYPDNFRRFAALSLAAAEIAGDDVVPGWKPDIVHVHDWQAALTPVYMRFGSARNMPTVLTIHNIAFQGQFGASVFPELALPPEAFSMPFVEYYGDVGFLKGGLQMATAITTVSPSYAHEILTPEFGMGMEGLLASRAMDLTGIVNGIDVDTWNPETDPHIARHYGPTAIKQRAANRKALEDRFALDDSRGPIFCVISRLTWQKGMDLLAEVADDIVALGGKLIVLGSGDSALEGALMAAASRHRGRIGMVTGYDEPLSHLMQAGSDAILIPSRFEPCGLTQLYGLRYGCIPIVARTGGLTDTVIDANEAALSARVATGFQFHPVTADGLRLAIRRAMRAYGEPKVWARLQNQGMKSDVSWAKSAERYASLYSGLLAKG, encoded by the coding sequence ATGAACATTCTGTCCGTTGCGTCCGAGGTCTACCCGCTGGTCAAGACCGGGGGGCTCGCCGATGTCGCCGGCGCGCTTCCAGCGGCGCTTCTTCCCCACGGCATCCGCACCCGCACCCTGCTGCCCGGCTACCCGGCCGTGCTCCACAAGCTCAAGAAGCCAAAGGCGGCCGGCCGCATCGCCAATCTGTTCGGCCATCCTGCGACCGTTCTTGCGGCCGAATTCGACGGGCTGGACCTGCTCGTACTCGATCAACCGGCACTCTACGACCGCGACGGCGGACCCTATCTCGATCCGACCGGGCGTGACTATCCGGACAATTTCCGCCGCTTCGCCGCCTTGTCGCTCGCGGCCGCCGAGATCGCCGGCGACGATGTCGTGCCTGGCTGGAAGCCGGATATCGTCCACGTCCACGACTGGCAGGCGGCGCTGACGCCGGTTTATATGCGCTTCGGCTCGGCGCGGAACATGCCGACGGTGCTGACGATCCACAACATCGCCTTCCAGGGCCAATTCGGCGCTTCGGTCTTTCCCGAGCTCGCCCTGCCGCCCGAGGCCTTCTCTATGCCGTTCGTCGAATATTACGGCGATGTCGGGTTCCTCAAAGGCGGCCTGCAGATGGCGACGGCGATCACCACGGTCAGCCCTTCCTATGCGCATGAGATCCTGACGCCGGAATTCGGGATGGGGATGGAAGGGCTTCTGGCAAGCCGCGCCATGGACCTTACCGGGATCGTCAACGGCATCGATGTCGATACGTGGAATCCCGAGACCGATCCGCACATCGCCCGACACTACGGTCCGACCGCGATCAAGCAGCGAGCCGCCAACCGCAAGGCTCTGGAAGACCGTTTTGCCCTGGACGACAGCCGCGGTCCGATCTTTTGCGTCATCAGCCGGCTCACCTGGCAAAAAGGCATGGACCTGCTGGCCGAAGTGGCCGACGATATCGTGGCGCTCGGCGGCAAGCTTATCGTGCTCGGTTCCGGCGACAGTGCGCTCGAGGGGGCGCTGATGGCGGCCGCCTCGCGTCACCGCGGCCGCATCGGCATGGTGACCGGCTACGACGAGCCGCTGTCGCATCTCATGCAGGCGGGTTCCGACGCGATCCTCATTCCCTCGCGCTTCGAGCCCTGCGGCCTGACGCAGCTCTACGGCCTGCGCTACGGCTGCATACCGATCGTTGCCCGGACCGGCGGCCTGACCGATACGGTCATCGACGCCAACGAGGCGGCGCTGTCGGCCAGGGTGGCGACCGGCTTCCAGTTCCACCCGGTCACCGCCGACGGCTTGCGCCTTGCGATCCGGCGCGCCATGCGTGCATACGGCGAACCGAAGGTCTGGGCGCGTCTGCAGAACCAGGGCATGAAGTCCGACGTTTCATGGGCCAAGAGCGCGGAACGCTACGCGTCGCTCTATTCCGGTCTTCTCGCGAAAGGCTAA